The genomic stretch CAGAAGATAACTTCATTGGTGTGCGCATCGGTGTCAAAAATGGCGGCTGCGCCGGTATGGAATACACGATGGACTATGCAGAAGCAGCACAGCCACTGGAAGAAGTGGTTGAAGACAACGGCGTCACCATTTTCATCGACCCGAAAGCGATCCTGTTCCTGCTCGGCACGGAAATCGATTACGTGGTCGAGAAACTGTCCTCCCGGTTTGTCTTCAACAATCCAAACCAGACAGACGCCTGCGGCTGCGGCGAAAGCGTGACCATTGTGCCCGCCCGGCAACAGTCAGTCGAGGCATAATGCGCTGTCACTGAATGGTCATGTAACTGAAAAATCTCTGTAACAAATCTGGCGCAGATAGCGTCCATTGGGTCTATTTTTACAGGGGTTCTCCGATGAAAAAAACTATCGCGCTACTTGGCGCCGCTTCCATTCTTGCCATGTCTGCTGCACAAGCCGCAGAAATCACTGGCCGCGTCACAGATGGTTCGAAATCTGTTCCATTGAGCGGCGCGGAAATTCGCGTTCAACAAACTGGCCAGCGCGTCACTACTGAGCGTGACGGGACATTCCGCATCACTGGCCTGGAAGCTGGCAGCTACGATCTGCGCATCACTTACATCGGTGCGCCTGAGGCGAGTGTCTCCGTCAACCTTGAAGATGCTGATGATATTTCCAGCGTGGAAGTTTCATTGGGAGAAGAGGTTGAACTGGAAGACAGCATCGTTGTTATTGGTCAGCGCGGTGCCTTGCTGCGGGCTCTGAACGAACAGCGCGCTGCTGATAACATCGTTACGGTTCTTTCTTCAGATGCGATTGGTCAGCTGCCAGATGAAAACGTGGCTGAAGCAACACGACGTGCATTGGGGGTCAATGTTCTGAATGACCAGGGCGAAGGCCGTTTCGTCTCAATCCGTGGTATTGACCCGAATCTGAACTCTGTTTCGGTTAACGGTGTGCGCTTGCCGTCACCAGAAGCTGAAGACCGTCAGGTCCCGCTGGATGTTATCGACTCAGACGTTCTGGACAGCATTGTTATTACCAAGTCCCTGACACCTGATCTGGATGGGGACTCAATCGGTGGTAACATCGAAATTCGTACCCTTTCCGGCCTTGGCCGCAAAGACCCGCTAGCCAAACTCAAAATCGGTGGCATTTACAGCGAGTTGACAGAAGAATGGGGCGAAAAAATCTCCGGCACATACGCTAATAATTACTATGATGGCCGCTTCGGGGTCGCAATCTCAGGTAATTATCAGAGCCGTGAGTTTGGTTCCGAAAACAAGGAAGTTGATGGCGGTTGGGACTTCGACAACGCCGTTTCATTCGCTGAAGAGTATGAGCTGCGCGATTACCTCATCACACGTGAGCGTACAAACCTGGCATTGAACCTCGATTATATGCTCAGCGATAATTACCGCGTGTATCTGAATTCGCAGTATTCTGATTTTGAAGATCAGGAGTTCCGCTCTCGCGTTGAGAACAAGTTTGAAGATCCGGATTTTGCCCGTGCCGATGGCAATGTAGCTGTGTTCGACGCTTCAACAGGTGACCCGTTTGAAGTTGATCGCGATATCAAAGATCGTCTTGAAACTCAGGAAATCTACTCAATCGCTGCGGGTGGTGAGTGGACAAAAGACATCTGGCAGATCGATTATCAAGTCTCCTTTGCCTACGCTGAAGAAGCTGAGCCAAACAGATTGGATACAGATTTCCGGGGCGAATTCGATTCTGGTGAATTCGGTCTGAATGTATCAGACCCTCTTAATCCGGTTCTGGCTTTTCCTGACTCGGCGGCTGAAGCAGCCTACTTTGATACAGACAATTATGAGCTCAACGCGATTGAACTCACAAATGGTATCTCCGAGGATGAAGAGACAGCATTCACGTTTAATGTACGCAAAGACGTCATGTTTGGTGAAAACCCTGGTTTCATCAAAACAGGCTTGAAGTATCGGACACGCGAAAAGTCATATGATCAGGACCTGGATATTTATGAACCAGTCAATGATGTTCTGCTGACAGATTTTGCGAATATCGTTGATTATCCGCTGGATCGGATCGGGACGACACCAAGCGCCGGGGCTGTCCGTGACTTCTTTTTCGCGAACATAAACAATACGGCCGTATTGGAGCTTGAAGCCGACGATTCATTGGTTGAGTCCAGAGTTGCAGACTATGATGCTGAGGAGGACATTTGGGCTGGTTACCTGATGGCCCAAGCCGACATCAATAATCTACGCTTAACAGGTGGTCTGCGGATCGAAGACACTGACTATTCAGCGAGTGGCTTCCTTGTTGATGAAGATGCCGCAACGATTACGCAAATCACAACCGGAGACAGCTATACAGATGTTTTGCCGAGCGTGAATGCTCGTTACGAGTTTAGCGAAAACCTGATCGGTCGTGCTGCGTATTTTGCATCAATCATACGTCCGAACTTCAACGAGGTTGCGCCACGTGCACTGACCAATGAAGATAATGAAGTTGAAGCAGGCAATCCGGATCTGGATCGTGCTGAAGCTGATAGCTTCGACCTGTCTCTTGAATACTACCCGGATAACAGCTCTGTTATTCAAGGTGGCATTTTCTATAAAAACATCGAGAATTTTATTTCGACTGTTTTCTCTGAAACCGCCGGTACGTTCAATGGCATCACTTATGAAGAACTTGCAACATCAGCGAACATTGGTGATGCCGAGGTTTGGGGGATTGAGTTTGGTTACCAGCGCACATTCGATGCTCTGCCAGCTCCTTGGGACGGCCTTCTCGCAGGTGTGAACTTCACATATGTGGATGCAGATGTAGAACTGGATGCTGGTGGTACAGTAGCACTGCCAAACCAGTCTGAATATGTTGCAAACCTGATCGTCGGGTATGACAAAGGTCCTTGGGATCTGC from Parvularcula sp. IMCC14364 encodes the following:
- a CDS encoding iron-sulfur cluster assembly accessory protein, which encodes MARRPRPKAVTLTDEAATRMQEIMAAAEDNFIGVRIGVKNGGCAGMEYTMDYAEAAQPLEEVVEDNGVTIFIDPKAILFLLGTEIDYVVEKLSSRFVFNNPNQTDACGCGESVTIVPARQQSVEA
- a CDS encoding TonB-dependent receptor, which codes for MKKTIALLGAASILAMSAAQAAEITGRVTDGSKSVPLSGAEIRVQQTGQRVTTERDGTFRITGLEAGSYDLRITYIGAPEASVSVNLEDADDISSVEVSLGEEVELEDSIVVIGQRGALLRALNEQRAADNIVTVLSSDAIGQLPDENVAEATRRALGVNVLNDQGEGRFVSIRGIDPNLNSVSVNGVRLPSPEAEDRQVPLDVIDSDVLDSIVITKSLTPDLDGDSIGGNIEIRTLSGLGRKDPLAKLKIGGIYSELTEEWGEKISGTYANNYYDGRFGVAISGNYQSREFGSENKEVDGGWDFDNAVSFAEEYELRDYLITRERTNLALNLDYMLSDNYRVYLNSQYSDFEDQEFRSRVENKFEDPDFARADGNVAVFDASTGDPFEVDRDIKDRLETQEIYSIAAGGEWTKDIWQIDYQVSFAYAEEAEPNRLDTDFRGEFDSGEFGLNVSDPLNPVLAFPDSAAEAAYFDTDNYELNAIELTNGISEDEETAFTFNVRKDVMFGENPGFIKTGLKYRTREKSYDQDLDIYEPVNDVLLTDFANIVDYPLDRIGTTPSAGAVRDFFFANINNTAVLELEADDSLVESRVADYDAEEDIWAGYLMAQADINNLRLTGGLRIEDTDYSASGFLVDEDAATITQITTGDSYTDVLPSVNARYEFSENLIGRAAYFASIIRPNFNEVAPRALTNEDNEVEAGNPDLDRAEADSFDLSLEYYPDNSSVIQGGIFYKNIENFISTVFSETAGTFNGITYEELATSANIGDAEVWGIEFGYQRTFDALPAPWDGLLAGVNFTYVDADVELDAGGTVALPNQSEYVANLIVGYDKGPWDLRAAVSYRDEYVDELGAEIELDAQGGVVSFSQGDFNRVVLDHTQIDLSAKYKINDNFKLFIDYKNTTDEPFQAAQRYSQGDFLGQFEEYGYTINAGLVYKY